In one Betta splendens chromosome 14, fBetSpl5.4, whole genome shotgun sequence genomic region, the following are encoded:
- the gabrg2 gene encoding gamma-aminobutyric acid receptor subunit gamma-2 isoform X2, with the protein MASPRFASKCAALKLFLWVFIVVNLPTSSFQSDDDDEVSNKTWVLTPKVYESDVTHILNSLLDGYDNKLRPDIGVKPTVIHTDMFVNSIGPVNAINMEYTIDIFFAQTWYDRRLKFNSTMKVLRLNSNMVGKIWIPDTFFRNSKKADAHWITTPNRMLRIWNDGRILYTLRLTIDAECQLKLNNFPMDEHSCPLEFSSYGYPREEIVYKWKRSSVEVGDIRSWRLYQFSFVGLRNTSEVVRTVSGDYVVLTVFFDLSRRMGYFTIQTYIPCTLIVVLSWVSFWINKDAVPARTSLGITTVLTMTTLSTIARKSLPKVSYVTAMDLFVSVCFIFVFAALIEYGTLHYFVSNRKPSAKKDKKKKNPLLRLFSSKTPTVDIRPRSATAIQMNNATHMQERDEEYGYECLDGKDCTSFFCCFEDCRSGAWRHGRLHIRIAKIDSYARIFFPTAFGLFNLVYWVSYLYL; encoded by the exons ATGGCCTCACCACGTTTCGCCTCCAAATGCGCCGCTTTGAAGCTGTTTCTCTGGGTCTTTATCGTCGTCAACCTCCCAACAAG CTCCTTCCAAAGCGACGACGATGACGAGGTGTCGAACAAGACGTGGGTGCTGACGCCCAAGGTCTACGAGAGCGACGTCACGCACATCCTGAACAGCCTCCTGGACGGATACGACAACAAACTCAGGCCTGATATTGGAG TGAAACCCACAGTGATCCacacagacatgtttgtcaACAGCATCGGCCCAGTGAACGCCATCAATATG GAATACACCATCGACATCTTCTTCGCCCAGACCTGGTACGACAGGAGGTTAAAATTCAACAGCACGATGAAGGTTCTGCGTCTCAACAGCAACATGGTCGGGAAGATCTGGATCCCAGACACGTTTTTCCGCAACTCGAAGAAGGCCGACGCGCACTGGATCACCACGCCCAACCGCATGCTGCGGATCTGGAACGACGGGCGGATCCTCTACACCCTCAG GTTGACCATCGACGCCGAGTGCCAGCTTAAACTGAACAACTTCCCAATGGATGAGCACTCGTGTCCCCTGGAGTTTTCAAGCT ATGGCTACCCCAGGGAGGAGATCGTGTACAAGTGGAAGAGGAGCTCAGTGGAGGTCGGCGACATCCGCTCCTGGAGGCTCTACCAGTTCTCCTTCGTGGGCCTGAGGAACACCTCCGAGGTTGTGAGGACCGTGTCCG GTGACTACGTGGTGCTGACTGTGTTCTTCGACCTGAGCAGGAGAATGGGCTACTTCACCATCCAGACCTACATCCCCTGCACCCTGATCGTCGTCCTCTCCTGGGTTTCATTTTGGATCAACAAGGACGCCGTACCAGCGCGGACATCATTAG GCATCACGACTGTGCTGACCATGACCACGCTCAGCACCATCGCCAGGAAGTCCCTCCCCAAAGTGTCCTACGTCACCGCCATGGACCTGTTCGTGTCCGTCTGCTTCATCTTCGTCTTCGCCGCGCTCATCGAGTACGGAACGCTGCACTACTTTGTCAGCAACAGGAAGCCCAGCGCCAAAaaggacaagaagaagaagaacccg CTCCTCCGGCTCTTTTCCTCAAAG ACACCCACGGTGGACATCCGCCCCCGCTCGGCCACGGCCATCCAGATGAACAACGCCACGCACATGCAGGAGCGGGACGAGGAGTACGGCTACGAGTGTCTGGACGGGAAGGACTGCAccagcttcttctgctgcttcgaGGACTGCCGCTCCGGAGCCTGGCGGCACGGCCGGTTGCACATCCGCATCGCCAAGATAGACTCGTACGCGCGCATCTTCTTCCCCACCGCGTTCGGGCTCTTCAACCTGGTCTACTGGGTCTCCTATCTCTATCTCTAG
- the gabrg2 gene encoding gamma-aminobutyric acid receptor subunit gamma-2 isoform X1, translated as MASPRFASKCAALKLFLWVFIVVNLPTSSFQSDDDDEVSNKTWVLTPKVYESDVTHILNSLLDGYDNKLRPDIGVKPTVIHTDMFVNSIGPVNAINMEYTIDIFFAQTWYDRRLKFNSTMKVLRLNSNMVGKIWIPDTFFRNSKKADAHWITTPNRMLRIWNDGRILYTLRLTIDAECQLKLNNFPMDEHSCPLEFSSYGYPREEIVYKWKRSSVEVGDIRSWRLYQFSFVGLRNTSEVVRTVSGDYVVLTVFFDLSRRMGYFTIQTYIPCTLIVVLSWVSFWINKDAVPARTSLGITTVLTMTTLSTIARKSLPKVSYVTAMDLFVSVCFIFVFAALIEYGTLHYFVSNRKPSAKKDKKKKNPLLRLFSSKQTPTVDIRPRSATAIQMNNATHMQERDEEYGYECLDGKDCTSFFCCFEDCRSGAWRHGRLHIRIAKIDSYARIFFPTAFGLFNLVYWVSYLYL; from the exons ATGGCCTCACCACGTTTCGCCTCCAAATGCGCCGCTTTGAAGCTGTTTCTCTGGGTCTTTATCGTCGTCAACCTCCCAACAAG CTCCTTCCAAAGCGACGACGATGACGAGGTGTCGAACAAGACGTGGGTGCTGACGCCCAAGGTCTACGAGAGCGACGTCACGCACATCCTGAACAGCCTCCTGGACGGATACGACAACAAACTCAGGCCTGATATTGGAG TGAAACCCACAGTGATCCacacagacatgtttgtcaACAGCATCGGCCCAGTGAACGCCATCAATATG GAATACACCATCGACATCTTCTTCGCCCAGACCTGGTACGACAGGAGGTTAAAATTCAACAGCACGATGAAGGTTCTGCGTCTCAACAGCAACATGGTCGGGAAGATCTGGATCCCAGACACGTTTTTCCGCAACTCGAAGAAGGCCGACGCGCACTGGATCACCACGCCCAACCGCATGCTGCGGATCTGGAACGACGGGCGGATCCTCTACACCCTCAG GTTGACCATCGACGCCGAGTGCCAGCTTAAACTGAACAACTTCCCAATGGATGAGCACTCGTGTCCCCTGGAGTTTTCAAGCT ATGGCTACCCCAGGGAGGAGATCGTGTACAAGTGGAAGAGGAGCTCAGTGGAGGTCGGCGACATCCGCTCCTGGAGGCTCTACCAGTTCTCCTTCGTGGGCCTGAGGAACACCTCCGAGGTTGTGAGGACCGTGTCCG GTGACTACGTGGTGCTGACTGTGTTCTTCGACCTGAGCAGGAGAATGGGCTACTTCACCATCCAGACCTACATCCCCTGCACCCTGATCGTCGTCCTCTCCTGGGTTTCATTTTGGATCAACAAGGACGCCGTACCAGCGCGGACATCATTAG GCATCACGACTGTGCTGACCATGACCACGCTCAGCACCATCGCCAGGAAGTCCCTCCCCAAAGTGTCCTACGTCACCGCCATGGACCTGTTCGTGTCCGTCTGCTTCATCTTCGTCTTCGCCGCGCTCATCGAGTACGGAACGCTGCACTACTTTGTCAGCAACAGGAAGCCCAGCGCCAAAaaggacaagaagaagaagaacccg CTCCTCCGGCTCTTTTCCTCAAAG CAGACACCCACGGTGGACATCCGCCCCCGCTCGGCCACGGCCATCCAGATGAACAACGCCACGCACATGCAGGAGCGGGACGAGGAGTACGGCTACGAGTGTCTGGACGGGAAGGACTGCAccagcttcttctgctgcttcgaGGACTGCCGCTCCGGAGCCTGGCGGCACGGCCGGTTGCACATCCGCATCGCCAAGATAGACTCGTACGCGCGCATCTTCTTCCCCACCGCGTTCGGGCTCTTCAACCTGGTCTACTGGGTCTCCTATCTCTATCTCTAG
- the gabrg2 gene encoding gamma-aminobutyric acid receptor subunit gamma-2 isoform X3, protein MASPRFASKCAALKLFLWVFIVVNLPTSSFQSDDDDEVSNKTWVLTPKVYESDVTHILNSLLDGYDNKLRPDIGVKPTVIHTDMFVNSIGPVNAINMEYTIDIFFAQTWYDRRLKFNSTMKVLRLNSNMVGKIWIPDTFFRNSKKADAHWITTPNRMLRIWNDGRILYTLRLTIDAECQLKLNNFPMDEHSCPLEFSSYGYPREEIVYKWKRSSVEVGDIRSWRLYQFSFVGLRNTSEVVRTVSGDYVVLTVFFDLSRRMGYFTIQTYIPCTLIVVLSWVSFWINKDAVPARTSLGITTVLTMTTLSTIARKSLPKVSYVTAMDLFVSVCFIFVFAALIEYGTLHYFVSNRKPSAKKDKKKKNPQTPTVDIRPRSATAIQMNNATHMQERDEEYGYECLDGKDCTSFFCCFEDCRSGAWRHGRLHIRIAKIDSYARIFFPTAFGLFNLVYWVSYLYL, encoded by the exons ATGGCCTCACCACGTTTCGCCTCCAAATGCGCCGCTTTGAAGCTGTTTCTCTGGGTCTTTATCGTCGTCAACCTCCCAACAAG CTCCTTCCAAAGCGACGACGATGACGAGGTGTCGAACAAGACGTGGGTGCTGACGCCCAAGGTCTACGAGAGCGACGTCACGCACATCCTGAACAGCCTCCTGGACGGATACGACAACAAACTCAGGCCTGATATTGGAG TGAAACCCACAGTGATCCacacagacatgtttgtcaACAGCATCGGCCCAGTGAACGCCATCAATATG GAATACACCATCGACATCTTCTTCGCCCAGACCTGGTACGACAGGAGGTTAAAATTCAACAGCACGATGAAGGTTCTGCGTCTCAACAGCAACATGGTCGGGAAGATCTGGATCCCAGACACGTTTTTCCGCAACTCGAAGAAGGCCGACGCGCACTGGATCACCACGCCCAACCGCATGCTGCGGATCTGGAACGACGGGCGGATCCTCTACACCCTCAG GTTGACCATCGACGCCGAGTGCCAGCTTAAACTGAACAACTTCCCAATGGATGAGCACTCGTGTCCCCTGGAGTTTTCAAGCT ATGGCTACCCCAGGGAGGAGATCGTGTACAAGTGGAAGAGGAGCTCAGTGGAGGTCGGCGACATCCGCTCCTGGAGGCTCTACCAGTTCTCCTTCGTGGGCCTGAGGAACACCTCCGAGGTTGTGAGGACCGTGTCCG GTGACTACGTGGTGCTGACTGTGTTCTTCGACCTGAGCAGGAGAATGGGCTACTTCACCATCCAGACCTACATCCCCTGCACCCTGATCGTCGTCCTCTCCTGGGTTTCATTTTGGATCAACAAGGACGCCGTACCAGCGCGGACATCATTAG GCATCACGACTGTGCTGACCATGACCACGCTCAGCACCATCGCCAGGAAGTCCCTCCCCAAAGTGTCCTACGTCACCGCCATGGACCTGTTCGTGTCCGTCTGCTTCATCTTCGTCTTCGCCGCGCTCATCGAGTACGGAACGCTGCACTACTTTGTCAGCAACAGGAAGCCCAGCGCCAAAaaggacaagaagaagaagaacccg CAGACACCCACGGTGGACATCCGCCCCCGCTCGGCCACGGCCATCCAGATGAACAACGCCACGCACATGCAGGAGCGGGACGAGGAGTACGGCTACGAGTGTCTGGACGGGAAGGACTGCAccagcttcttctgctgcttcgaGGACTGCCGCTCCGGAGCCTGGCGGCACGGCCGGTTGCACATCCGCATCGCCAAGATAGACTCGTACGCGCGCATCTTCTTCCCCACCGCGTTCGGGCTCTTCAACCTGGTCTACTGGGTCTCCTATCTCTATCTCTAG
- the gabrg2 gene encoding gamma-aminobutyric acid receptor subunit gamma-2 isoform X4 has translation MASPRFASKCAALKLFLWVFIVVNLPTSSFQSDDDDEVSNKTWVLTPKVYESDVTHILNSLLDGYDNKLRPDIGVKPTVIHTDMFVNSIGPVNAINMEYTIDIFFAQTWYDRRLKFNSTMKVLRLNSNMVGKIWIPDTFFRNSKKADAHWITTPNRMLRIWNDGRILYTLRLTIDAECQLKLNNFPMDEHSCPLEFSSYGYPREEIVYKWKRSSVEVGDIRSWRLYQFSFVGLRNTSEVVRTVSGDYVVLTVFFDLSRRMGYFTIQTYIPCTLIVVLSWVSFWINKDAVPARTSLGITTVLTMTTLSTIARKSLPKVSYVTAMDLFVSVCFIFVFAALIEYGTLHYFVSNRKPSAKKDKKKKNPTPTVDIRPRSATAIQMNNATHMQERDEEYGYECLDGKDCTSFFCCFEDCRSGAWRHGRLHIRIAKIDSYARIFFPTAFGLFNLVYWVSYLYL, from the exons ATGGCCTCACCACGTTTCGCCTCCAAATGCGCCGCTTTGAAGCTGTTTCTCTGGGTCTTTATCGTCGTCAACCTCCCAACAAG CTCCTTCCAAAGCGACGACGATGACGAGGTGTCGAACAAGACGTGGGTGCTGACGCCCAAGGTCTACGAGAGCGACGTCACGCACATCCTGAACAGCCTCCTGGACGGATACGACAACAAACTCAGGCCTGATATTGGAG TGAAACCCACAGTGATCCacacagacatgtttgtcaACAGCATCGGCCCAGTGAACGCCATCAATATG GAATACACCATCGACATCTTCTTCGCCCAGACCTGGTACGACAGGAGGTTAAAATTCAACAGCACGATGAAGGTTCTGCGTCTCAACAGCAACATGGTCGGGAAGATCTGGATCCCAGACACGTTTTTCCGCAACTCGAAGAAGGCCGACGCGCACTGGATCACCACGCCCAACCGCATGCTGCGGATCTGGAACGACGGGCGGATCCTCTACACCCTCAG GTTGACCATCGACGCCGAGTGCCAGCTTAAACTGAACAACTTCCCAATGGATGAGCACTCGTGTCCCCTGGAGTTTTCAAGCT ATGGCTACCCCAGGGAGGAGATCGTGTACAAGTGGAAGAGGAGCTCAGTGGAGGTCGGCGACATCCGCTCCTGGAGGCTCTACCAGTTCTCCTTCGTGGGCCTGAGGAACACCTCCGAGGTTGTGAGGACCGTGTCCG GTGACTACGTGGTGCTGACTGTGTTCTTCGACCTGAGCAGGAGAATGGGCTACTTCACCATCCAGACCTACATCCCCTGCACCCTGATCGTCGTCCTCTCCTGGGTTTCATTTTGGATCAACAAGGACGCCGTACCAGCGCGGACATCATTAG GCATCACGACTGTGCTGACCATGACCACGCTCAGCACCATCGCCAGGAAGTCCCTCCCCAAAGTGTCCTACGTCACCGCCATGGACCTGTTCGTGTCCGTCTGCTTCATCTTCGTCTTCGCCGCGCTCATCGAGTACGGAACGCTGCACTACTTTGTCAGCAACAGGAAGCCCAGCGCCAAAaaggacaagaagaagaagaacccg ACACCCACGGTGGACATCCGCCCCCGCTCGGCCACGGCCATCCAGATGAACAACGCCACGCACATGCAGGAGCGGGACGAGGAGTACGGCTACGAGTGTCTGGACGGGAAGGACTGCAccagcttcttctgctgcttcgaGGACTGCCGCTCCGGAGCCTGGCGGCACGGCCGGTTGCACATCCGCATCGCCAAGATAGACTCGTACGCGCGCATCTTCTTCCCCACCGCGTTCGGGCTCTTCAACCTGGTCTACTGGGTCTCCTATCTCTATCTCTAG